The DNA window TCCCCACATAAAACCCTCTAGAGCATAGATGAATGCCTCTCTGATTCAAATTCTCATGTGTCAATACCACTTCTTTAACTAGAACCCTAGTAAAGTAGTTCACATTATAATGAATTTCCCATTGCCTTTTGTCCCACATTATAATAATGTCACCCCTAGTCCCACTAGTTTCCAATTGGGCATAGCTAACCCAATTGTTCCCCCAAACTTCCTTCAGTGTCTTTGTAATATCCCCGTTAGCACTACATCAGCTTTCCATGTATGTAGAATGTTTCTGATTAGCCTCCTCTTTCTGCCACAGCATAGTCCCCTAACATTCCAAGGCACTCTTTCCAACTTTATTGATCTTTTATTGCCAGGTATCCCCCCTACTTCTTGAGCCATAACTACAGAATTTGGCATCAAGCTCTAACCCTTTTAGTTTATTCATCCCCTTCTTTTTTACAATGGCTTGATCCCCCTTATTTATCCAATTGTTGTCTATCTTCATAAATAATTCTTTGGCCTTCTCATCGCACCCTTTAAGATCTACTCTAGATTCTGCGCTTAATTTGATGAGGTGTTGTTGAATCTATTCTGAAGTGTTGGTGTCTTGAATAACCTCCTCAACTGGTAATCAATTTTCAATGGAATAACATCTTCTTCGACGCAATTTGCTGTATCATCATGTTCATTCAGTTGCAAGACCTTAGATTCCTCTTTTTCTACTTGCCCAGCTTCTTCCAGTGATAAGCTTTCCTTTAAATGAACGTTTCAGTTGATTTATTCCCTGGCACCGCGTCCAAGTATCAACACATTTCTCAAGTGCTAGTCATGTTATTATGCATCATATACCAAACTTCTCACTGTAGCCAGTCGTTCACTTGTGGGTCCACATTAAACAGATTGGGTTCACAGAATACTTCAGGGCTGGAGTGAAGTGCCACAAAAGATCTTGTCAGGAACTGTATAAAAAGGACCGAGAACTACATCTATGTTACTCAAGGCTCTCCAAAAACATTGCCGTTCCCGTGTCGGTTCCTCAAAAagtacaacatttttgaaggatccgacaTGCACTCATTGGCATTTTTGAATAGTATGAGCAACATAGACTGGACATGCTGTTTGGTGGATTGGTTGAGGTCCACACGCGTGGGTTAAAATACAACCGGGAAAACAAACTGAAAAATCTGCAGAAGCTGCTCAGCCCAATTAATCATAAATGGTTGTACGTGATTAGAATATGTGATGTTacatttttcttgcaaaataCAGGCTCCATAGCCTTGCAACTTATCTGAAACTCTCGTTAATATTGTAGAAGTATAATCTGCAGTCAAATCAGAgcagtctctctctctctctctctctctcacacacacacaaacacaCAGAGAACCCCCTTGCTTTTGGACTTTTGTCAGTCTTAGGATGGGAAGTTGTTGAGAAAGAGGATGGAAGGATGCTTATCATCTCCTGCTAATGTGTTGTAATGTTAAGCATAGGACCCATTCGAATAGGCCATTGTTAAGTTTTATAGTCAATCAGCACTTTTTTGGCTGTCCAAAATTGTGTAGCAGTGTATAGGTAGTTGTTTGTTATGGTAAAACATAGGAAcgtgttttgtttcttttaggtAAGAAATGCATTAGTGTATCTTTTGTTTCTATTCAGGGTGCTTATGTTTCGTCAATTTGATTGAGAAGGAACTGCGTAGTCTTTTAATTCATGTGTCTACAAATAACACTTGATCTCATTGGGAGAAGGCTTGGGTGTTGATCCAGAAATGGTAAAATGCTTTATGGCACATTGTACTCGTGCAGTAGTTCTAATCTTTTTCATCAGATTTTGTGTTATGGGATTTATTAAGTGGAGGTACAGATGATTTGACATTTATTTAAAGATAGTATAGGTAGTGTACCTGTCAAAAAAAGGGGGGAaatgaaaagggaaaaagaaagaaataacaaTATGAAGTTCTCTATTCTCTCATGAAAGGTGAGGGCAAGAGCATCAGTTGCGctcctcccccccccccccctccccctcctCTCTCTTTGGATGGAGAGGAACTATTTCACTAAGTGGTCATTTGGTTGGTGAATAAGTTAAACCGAGATTACAAGCACAGGATTATAATATGAGTTTTATATAATGACATGATTATTTAGCGAATATACTCTTATTGGGAAATGTTTGATTCATTGTACTAAACTGAGATATATGGGGGTATACTGTAAAACATGTGTTTAGTTTTGCACTAGATATGTTGGGATAAATGTTTAGTTTCAATCTCTTAACCTTGGGCTTTTAAAGGACTTTGGGTAAAGAGCCTTGGAGAATTgttcattttggtcttttatcTCAAGATTGACTGTTATCCCATATTgaaggtattataaaaataataccaCAATTGTGGTTTTAACCAATCGCGGGATTGCTAATTCCAGaataaaaaattcaaccaaaaaggggatgaaatagtcTCACATTTTATCTTGTAATTGTCATCTTTTATCCCAGAAACCAAATGACCTCTGACTGGTTGAAGACTGAGGTTGGGAAGTTGCAAATTATTTGTCATTCCCCTCAATTTTGCATTGTCCCAACTCTTGTACtgatgacttgtttaaaaaaGTTGTTGGGGTTCATTGCAATTGGCTTTCTTCATTGCCCATCCCCTAGTTGCTTGAGCACCCACCCTACTCAAAGTGGGTCCACCCTGGCCCCGATGGGATCACCATGAAAGTTGCCTTAGCTTCATATGCATGCAAATATGTGGGTACCACGTCTAGGGGGAAGGGATCTTGGAAAAAGGGCATAGAATCAAGGATTTCAAAAACAACAGCAACAAGAGTAACAAAAGCCTCTTGATCTAATATAAATGTGCAACCAATCCAACCACTAACTCTTGAATTCTCTATACCACATGCTCAAGGTTGCCTAATATGGCTATGCACTCCTAGAGTTTCGACTACATTAGAATGCATACGAGCTATTCTCCCAACCAGCTGCTCCATCCTCATCTTCCACTTTGGAAgatatatttaagaaaattatggaGTTGCCCCAATCTATGCAGAAAGCTCAGCAACAAGAACACCAAAGTTTCAAAAGCAAGTAACTGTGTGATTGTCTCCAGACGTCTTTCTGGGTAGACAATTGGCCAAACCAAGTCTCATTGAAGCGACTATATCCAGACATTTACAATTTATGTCAACAAGTAGCAACAACGGCTTTTGTATGGACAGAACAAGGCTGGAACTTCAGTTTCAGAAAATTTCTAAATGACTGAAATGGGAAGAATAGCTGAATTTTACAATGCCTTATCCCAATTCAAAGGCACTTCTCACTTCTCACTTCTCGAGACAAGGATTGTATGGAATGGCAAAGGAATATGCTAGGAAAGTTTTCTGTGAAATCTACACAGTGAACTCAAGCTGTCCACAATTAGGTGGGATGCTTGCCACGGAAGttaatttggagagtcatcctcTACAAAGTAACATGGCTTGTGGCCAAAGAAGTAGTATTGACACAGGATAATTTGAAAAGGAGGGGGGTGGGGGTACCAATTACGCCCCAGATGTTATTTATGTGAAGAACAGGCAGAGACAACCATATCCTTTTATATTGTAAATGGACAGATCATTATATGGAAAATCTTCATCAACCTGAGGGGAATAGGTGGGTAATGCCAGGAAGCACAAGGGATCTACGTAACAGTTGGAGCAGAGATGACAGCTTAACCAATCGGAAGGAAAgatggaggattgtccaagcATGTATTTGGTCGACTGTCTGGAAAGAGAGAAATCATTGAAGTTTTGTGGACAAGCAATGATACCTTCAGAAATTAAAGATGAACTGCTTAGTCCTTTattgtttttggtgtaaacaagaaTGTTTAGTGGAGGCTGAAGATATCTTTGATGTTTTAGACAACATGTATGAAGCAATACAGATAGGAAGGTTTTCTTTAtcttgttttctttccttcCTTTTTGGGGGGTTTATATATAAAACGATACCATTATCTAGAAAAAGAAAGTGATAATCTCCATGAGAGCAACCATAAGAAATTGAGAGGGAGGAGCAGCACCAGATCAACAAAAGAAGACCAATGAGGACATCTCAAGAGAACAACCAAGAGCACCACGTCCATTTCCACAAAGATTAGAGAGGAAAGAAGATGGGAGCAGATTGAAGAAGTTCACTGAATTAAAGCAACTGCACATCAATGTTCCACTTGTTGATACTTTGGAGCAAATGTTGGTGTATGCAATATTTTGTTAGACAATTTGATCAAGAAGAGGAAATCAGATTATATAGATTTGATAGGAAATCTGTAATTATAGCCAGCAtacccttaatgctgaagaattcaaccttaccaatttcaaaaaaataaaaattgatcaagAAGAGGAGGCTATATGAGTATGGAGCAATTAAACTATCCGAAGAATGCAGTTCCACCGTTCAGTATAAATTGCTTCCAAAATTGAAAGATCCCGATGGTCTTACTATATCATGCTCTGTAGGAGGAAAGGTTTCCGGACATGGATTGTGTGATCTTGCTACTAGTATAACTCTAATGCCACTTCCCATATTCTGAAGGTTAGGTTGGGCAATGTTAGATCAACCCCGTGTTGTTTGGCAATTGGCAGACATGACCACAACCAAACAGTTGGAGTAATAAATGATGTGTTAGTCCATGTGGGCAAATTGGCTTATCATGCTAACTTCATTGCGTTAGATTATAAGGAAGAAATTCCTCCACACACACTCTTCTCCACTTAAACATTAGACAAACTTGGTTCGATTGGTGTAGGGCTCGAACTTGTGACCTGACCTAAATCACAAGTCACCCTAGGGAATTATAAGAAAGATATTGTTTTAGCTCGAACATATTTTTTCAATGTGCTATTTAATGGGTCACAATGGTAAGCTACATGTTTTATCTGATTTGGACTTGCACGGAGTATCTCATCTCCAGCTTGCAGAAATccaatttgtttttatttccatttctttccttttttatttcttcgtaTTTTACAACTTGCATGCTCGGATCTCCTTTAGTGTCCACCGTGTGGCAACCTATGATAAATTGAATTGTACTTTGTAGCTTTTTAGTAGTTTTCGTTTTACGCTGACCTAGTTAgtttacaaaaaaatatctttCGGATGTACTTCAATTCATGGTACTGGCAGTACTTTACTAGACTACTAGTATGACACCAGTACCCCAGTGTGGAAATGGCTCCAAGGAATGTGGTGTTCATCTTGGCTGGTGAGAAGAAACTGACTCACCTTGCTATTCCTTTCTCTTCATCTCTTTAACCTACTGGCTGTGTTGGAACCATTGAGTTGGCTCCTGAAATTTTGCTAGCATCTCTTGGTCTCCTAGAACTAGAAgcttggtttttttttttatagttttttgtGTTCGGCATTCAAAAACTGTTTAGAAGTACTGCTTTGGTGGACAATTCTTTagtatattttgataaaatgttTCCTTTGTTGTGGTAAAGCTATTTTGGTTGTTGTCTATCTTAGTGAGCGTACTTAGACTAAGGTTCCgtttgtttgcacttaatgcGGGTCTGAATCTTCAAATGTTAGCCCATTAAGtgcatttttttctctttacaACTACTTAATTGTTTTTAATAGGTTTGAATCATTTAAATCTGTAGGGAGTCTTAATATCTTTAAGACTGTTATTCACTTAAAGATTTCAGAATATGTGATATTTTTGTCCTCCCCTTACAACCACACAATTATCACCACTGACCAACAGCACCTAATCACCACCACACATCCGCCAGCTGCAATTATTAACCACCTCTACTACCAACCGCAAGCGTTCAACTGCCACCTACAACCATCATTTCTGCTAGCCACTCTAATGCCAACCCAACTGCTAACCACCAACACAAACCACCTCCATCAGTAGCTGCCACCATCACTAGCCATTATTCACCACTATCTAACCACTTCCACCACCAATCACTTACACTACCAGCTGCCACCACCAACCACTTACACTACCAGCTACCACTACCAACCACCTCCGCTATCAACTACTACCACCACCAGTTTCCTGCACAGCCAACCACTATTGTCTGTAATGAGCTACCACTATAAGACCACTACAACGGAGCACCTCCACCTACCTACCACCGCCAACCATCACTTCACTACCGTTATTGCCAATGACCATCACTATTAGCTGCAGTAGCCTCTAGcttttaattagtattttttttcgaAATTCTATGTctatttagtttttaaaaagataaaatacaTATTCGGATGCTgagaaaacaaatatttttatatatttggcGTTTAAATCTAGGTATAATATCTTAACAATTAGATATGTATTCAAATTCAATCATCTTAATCACAATGAAAACAAACGGCGCTGTAGTAGTTTGCATTCTAAGCAGTTTTGACAATTTTATTGTGCAAACCATTTACTTTTGttttcattaatcaaacttattATGCCTAACCATATCTTCTGTCATTTATTTTGCTGGTGTTCTTTTGCTAAACAGGAGTCGTGTGTTTACCCTGATAAATGATCTACCAACTGTCTTTGAAGCCGTGACTGGGAGGAAGCCTTTAAAGGACAAACCTAGTGTTGATAGTGGAAAGAAATCAAAGAACAATGCAAAGGTACTTGATTAAATCATTGATATTTGTGGGTCACCCTTTTTGTATAAAACTTTGTTTACGTGCTTACTTGCAGAGAGAAAAACCAATGAAAGCTAATCAAAGGCTACACGAGGAGAGTGATGAAGAGGATGAAGGGAATGAAGATGAGCATGAAGAAACTCTATGTGGAAGTTGTGGAACAAATGGCAATGAGGACGAGTTCTGGATTGGATGTGATATATGTGAAAAGTGGTTTCATGGCAAGTGTGTGAAAATAACTCCTGCAAAGGCTCAAAGTATCAAGGAATACAGATGTCCTTCATGCAGCAATAAAAGGGCAAAACATATGGGTTGAGTTATAGCTTTAGGAAGAGTTGAGTTCATGTTTAGCATAAACTGAAGATTTCTTAAATCTGCAGATGAACCCCCTGACCTGCACAACTCCCATTCTGCAGCCCCTTACTCTGTCTTTAACTTatacttttgtttcttttctcaaaagttatttctgTTTGTTGCTAGTTTACAGATGTAGCTTTATATCAGGAGGGATAAAATCAAGTTCCTTGTAACTGTTGGCATGTTCA is part of the Solanum stenotomum isolate F172 chromosome 8, ASM1918654v1, whole genome shotgun sequence genome and encodes:
- the LOC125872922 gene encoding PHD finger protein ALFIN-LIKE 2-like, which gives rise to MATNSSSHSPRTVEEIFKDFSARHAAVLRALTSDVEEFYSQCDPERDNLCLYGHPNDSWEVAVPAEEVPPELPEPVLGINFARDGMERRDWLSLVAMHTDSWLLSVAFYFGARLNRNERSRVFTLINDLPTVFEAVTGRKPLKDKPSVDSGKKSKNNAKREKPMKANQRLHEESDEEDEGNEDEHEETLCGSCGTNGNEDEFWIGCDICEKWFHGKCVKITPAKAQSIKEYRCPSCSNKRAKHMG